Sequence from the Gemmatimonadota bacterium genome:
TCCCGTTCTCCGAGGTCGAAGAGGTGGGGGTGGCGGCGCTGCATCTTGCCGACCAGGTCATCGGCGATGTCGTCCGGGCTAAATTCCCCGGTCTCCGCGCCCAGCACGAGCTGCCAGGCGAGGTGGAGCATCAGGTCGGCGACCTCTTCGCGGATGGCGGCGGGCTGGTCGCTGCTGAGGGCGGCCGCGAGTTCGTGCGCTTCCTCGATCAGGTAGGGGCGCAGCGTCTGCCGGGTCTGGACCCGGTCCCAGGGACACCGCTCGCGCAGGTCCGCCACCATCGCCACCGCCCTGCCGAGGGCCGATTCGTCTTGCATCCGTTCTCCGGGAGTCCTAGTCTCCGATGGTGCATAATCCCGTGACCCCCGATACCGCCCGGGCCTGGGTGGACGTCGATCTCGATGCCGTCGTCCGCAATGCCCGTTCCTTTGCGGCGCGGACCGGCGTCCCGATGCTGCCGATGGTCAAGGCCGATGGCTATGGCCTCGGCGCCGTCGCCGTGGCCCGTGCCCTCGCCGAGGTGGAGCCCTGGGGCTACGGCGTCGCGACCATCGACGAGGCACGCGAACTCCATGTCAACGGTGTCCTCCGGCCGATCCTGATCTGCTCGCCGATGCTGCCGGACCTGGCAGAGGCGACCGCCTCGGTGGCTGCGCGTCCGACGATCGGCAACCTCGAGGGACTCCGCGCCTGGCTCGCCCTCGGCGATCGACCCTTTCACCTCGAAGTCGATACCGGAATGTCGCGTTCCGGCTTGCGGTGGGACGATGTCACGCAGCTCATGGACGCGCGTAATCTGCTTGCCTCGGCAGCCGGATGGGAGGGAGTCTATACCCACTTCCACTCGGCCGAGGGGGACGATCTCGCAACCGCCGACCAGTGGCGCCGGTTGCAGCAGGCGATCACCACCCTCGGCCGCCGCCCGCCGCTGGTGCATGCCGCCAACTCGGCCGCCGGGGGTGCCGGTCCCTCCTACGCCGCCGATCTGACGCGGCCAGGCATCCATCTTTATGGAGGGCGCCTGTCGGGACTCGATGCCGTTCCGGTCGCGGCGGTTCGCGCCCGTGTTGTCGGCGTCCGGCGGTTGCCGGCGGGTGGCACCGTCTCGTACGAGGCAACCTGGCGCGCACCCCATCCGACGACGATCGCGACGATCGCCATCGGCTACGCAGATGGGATGCACCGCCGGCTGTCCAACGGCGGCGTGGTGGAATTGTTGGGGCAGCGGCTCCGCATCGTCGGGCGGGTCACCATGGATCACCTCATGGTCGACGCCGGCGACCTGCCGGTCTCGCTGGGGGACGTGGCAACACTGTTTGGCGGTCTGGTCTCGCTCGACGAGCAAGCCGCCTTGGGTGGAACGATCGCGTATGAACTTCTCACCGGGCTCGGGGCACGCCTCCCGCGCCGCTACCACAGGTCGTCATGAACCAGCACTTCGCCTCTCTCATTCTCGGCCTCGCCGGTCAGGCCAACGCGGCGATGGACGGTCAATTCCCGCCCGGCGCCGCCGATGCCGGCGCCAGTGATGCGCGTCAGTTCGCCAAGGCGCTGATCGATACGCTTGGTGCCCTTGAGGAGCGGACGCGCGGCAATCTCGACGCCGATGAGGCGAAGCTCATGGAACAGGCGCTGACGGCGCTGCGCTTCCGCTTCGCG
This genomic interval carries:
- a CDS encoding DUF1844 domain-containing protein — protein: MNQHFASLILGLAGQANAAMDGQFPPGAADAGASDARQFAKALIDTLGALEERTRGNLDADEAKLMEQALTALRFRFATAKT
- the alr gene encoding alanine racemase: MVHNPVTPDTARAWVDVDLDAVVRNARSFAARTGVPMLPMVKADGYGLGAVAVARALAEVEPWGYGVATIDEARELHVNGVLRPILICSPMLPDLAEATASVAARPTIGNLEGLRAWLALGDRPFHLEVDTGMSRSGLRWDDVTQLMDARNLLASAAGWEGVYTHFHSAEGDDLATADQWRRLQQAITTLGRRPPLVHAANSAAGGAGPSYAADLTRPGIHLYGGRLSGLDAVPVAAVRARVVGVRRLPAGGTVSYEATWRAPHPTTIATIAIGYADGMHRRLSNGGVVELLGQRLRIVGRVTMDHLMVDAGDLPVSLGDVATLFGGLVSLDEQAALGGTIAYELLTGLGARLPRRYHRSS